CTGCTCCATTCATTCGCGTGTTGCCCGCTGCCTGTCTGCCAGCGCCGTAGCGATCACTTGTTGGTCGCTGCGAGCCAGTACCGTCCGAGCCTTGTGCGACAGGATGCGAGCTGCGAGGCCGTGCACCCTTGGCGTGCCAGGTCATCCGGTACTTGGTGAAGGATTTTTTCACCCCTGCGGCGTCGGTGTAAGACGACGTCTCCTGGGTGCCGCTGGCCGAGATGAGTTGCCCCTTCTCGGCCGTTTCGCAGAACTTCTCGGCCTCGCCGTCGAAGCAGAAGAATGTCACCGCTTCGGTGACTTC
The DNA window shown above is from Hydrogenophaga sp. BPS33 and carries:
- a CDS encoding single-stranded DNA-binding protein; this translates as MIVINVHGRLAHQPELKILGNGGAVCEFRLLSSRFAKGEEVTEAVTFFCFDGEAEKFCETAEKGQLISASGTQETSSYTDAAGVKKSFTKYRMTWHAKGARPRSSHPVAQGSDGTGSQRPTSDRYGAGRQAAGNTRMNGAGASRSGFAQGQQSTRPPQQGRDEGASHSQERRASHPGAGESSSGNDGFADFDDVTGFV